DNA from Brucella melitensis bv. 1 str. 16M:
ACATGCTCCAGCCCCACGGAAGGTTATAATAACTCTCATTCACGATGAAGATTTTTAAAGAACAACACTCTCTTGAACAGAAGAAATATGTAGAAAAGCGCTATGGACAATATATTTGCTGCATTGGGGGATATTACTCCCACAATAGACAAACTGGACACCACTCAAAGCCCGCCAGTCCTTTATCTTAATATCGTTAATGGCAGTGTAGTGGCAACATGCGCACCTTGGGATAGTATCAGGACGGATCAAACTGCATTTTTGCTCCTGAATGATGTGGTGATAGATTCGCAGCCTATAGAGGCCCAGGATCCTACGGGCCCCACTCCGAGGCTCGGTAAGCCTCCCCAATTTACTATCCCGGTGGCGAATAATTTCTCGGCAGGAAACGAGTATAACATCCAGATAAAAGTAACTGATACCGTACAGAATATTGGTATATCGCAAAAGCTGACCTTCGATGTTCGGGAAGATTCTCTGGAGAAAGATCTCAAGATTGATATTACAGAGGGTGCTGCTGGATACACAGACGACTACCCCTATCTAATGCCTGCCAATATTGCTGTCATACAGGGCCCGCCCAATATGCAACTGACCGCGCGGGGGCGTGGCAAGGTGCGCTTCCAGGATGTTGGTGGCGCAGATGTTTGTAATTTCTATTTCGATGAAAACGGGGTCGCCCCGTTGGTGTTGATTAGAATTGATAAACTGCATGTAGATGCAGTTGCAGCGAGCATACAAGATCAGATTTACATTACACGTTGCGGCCAGACGGACGAAATTTTCAGCAGGCCGGTTTCCTTCGATGATTATGTTCCTGTAACAGACCCCAACCTCAGCTCTGCGATTGATTCTGTTTCCTGTAATACTGTCGGCATAGCAGATGGGAATACTATATGTATAATTAGTATCGTTTTCAATAAAAGATACATTGATACAAGTTCTGATGATACAATATTTATTGTTATTCCTGATAGTTTATCATTGAGTAAGAACATGTTTAATAAAAATTTTCCAATACGTATGGCTGGGCCGAATCTACCTACGGTAAAAATAGTGGATTATACGGCAGAATTTGAAGTTAGTGCGGAGAAACCGGGTACATATAAAGTTTCATTTTTTCCAAGTAAGTCTGCATTGGCTTACTTTAGTAAAGACATACTTTTTAAAGAATTATCTTGAGGTATGATATGTCAGATAACCTAGATAGTAATAGTATTATCCTAAAAGTTGATGCATCAATAAGTCTAGAGGTGAACAAGGATAATTCCGCGGCTGATGGAAAAACTGTGAACACGGCCATCGCTTCTCTGGATAACGGAGGGGACTTTGTTCCAGGCATTGTTTTTACTTTTGAAATTACAGAAGGTAATGCTGTATTCGTCGCTAATGGTGAGAAAAAAGCAAACATCAATGCAAACCCTGCTATGGTTGCGACGGCTGATTTTACCGATACAATTGGTGAAACAGGTAAAATTATAGTATATCCAACACTTAATAACACTCTTGTCACGGATGCTGTTCCTTATACATTTAAAAGTGTTGCCCTCCTGTGCTTAAACTGAAGGTGGATAAAGACAATGCTTTGTCCAATGGGACAGACTTCGACCTGGTTACTGCAACATTAACACGAGATGGCGGCCAGAAATTCGTGGGGCAGGGGGTTACTTTTAGCCTTCCGTCGAATGACGCGGCTGTATTTGAGACAGGGCAAACAAAGAAGCTGTCAGCAACAACAGGAAATGACGGAACCGCGACCGCAATAATTATCCGAAATGCCGCAGGAGGAGGAACAGTTACTGTAACCTGTGTGCTGGATGCCGATGGTAAGGTTTCAGATCAATGTGATGTGCATTTTGCTGCTGTCTCGGCTGATATTATTTCTTTCAGTGTTTCAGCTACTGACCCGCTTGGGTATTCAAATAATGGTAAGGCAGCGCGAGTTTTTGCTGAAATAATTCCCAGCCCCAATAACCCCGTAACAAACTGTCTCATTAATTTTTCTACATTTGGGGTTAGTGGGATTATAAATAATTATGTAAATATAATCGGTGAGCCAAACAGTGTTTCGTCCGGCCCGTCACTTATGCAATTCGTTCAGATTGGAAACACTAAGACGACTATCCCAGTCGATGTCAGTTACAAAGGCCCTGAAGAGGGAAGTGTCGGAATTCAAGCCGCATTGGTAACAACTACTCAACCCGACAAGGCCTTTGCATTGTCAACCCCGAATGCGCGGGTTGATTTCATCAATCCAGCGCCTCCTCCTCCTCCGCCTCCTCCATCACCATGTCCTCCGCCACCATGTCCGCCTCCGCCACCATCTCCTCCGGTGAGGCCGTCTTATACTATTCAGATTGACGCCGTAGTAGACAACATACCTATCCCGACAGGACGTGGAGATATCGCAAGGGTTACTGTGTTTCAAAATGGTCGGCCGCTAGCAGGTGCATTAGTGCAGTGTAGCTTGGTATCTCTAAGCGGAAACACCAGCCTTATGTTCGCTCTAGCTGCTAATGAAATAGCCAATCTGGTAAGTCCCCCTCAGAATACCTCCGGGCTTACAAACATCACGATGCGAACAAACACTTATGGGTGGTTCGAGATAACCTTCGCCCAGTGGTTCCAGCGAGGTCAAGCCAGATTCACTGCAAGTTCCAACGGAGCACAGAATAGCCGAAACTTTAATTTTACATAAGCGAAACAACCGGGTTGTGTTGTGAATTTCAATCTGTCACAAAACTTTGCGGGACATATGCAACCTTATTTCTGGACGCGATTATGCTGCTGTCCCGCAAAGACCTGAAATTGCACCGGATTTGGTGCATGGAGGTAAGTACAGTCAGATTCCGGTCTTTGATATTCCATATAGAGCATAATCTTGAGTGTCCTCGTTCCACTCTGGTCGGATTATGTTCTATATGGTTGAGAACACCGCATACTGATGCCTCTTCCACATTCTGCTTGATGAATTTGCGGATGCAAAGCCGGTTGCCTCTTATGTTCAACGAGTTCAAGTTCTGCAATAGCGACCGGATGCCAGTGGCAACGAAGTGCGCGTGGCTCGTTACGATCCACTGGAGTTTTCATCGCAGGACACGAATGACGGTTCGATCTGTCAGATGCGGCAGGAGGCGCGCCATATCGGCGCGCTTCAATGCTATGCAGCCCTCCGTCGGCGTATAGCCGGGCCGCGCGAGGTGAAAGAAAATCGCACTGCCGCAACCGCGCCTGCGCGGCGCGATGTTCCAGTCCATGACGATACAGACATCATAGAGGTCGTCCTTGCGCCACATATCTTCATGACTGGCCTTGTGGGACAGTTGCACCGGGCGGTTATAATTAGGGTCGCCGGGTGCATCGCACCAGCCGTCGCATGGGCGAACGCGGCGCAGGCGCAGGCGTGAGGAAGGCAGGTTTTTCTTGTCGCCGCGCCGGTAGCCATAAAGCAAACGCATGCGCGCCAAAGGCGTCGCGCCGTCGCCTTCGCGTTTGAAGGCGCTTATTCCCCCCTTGCCAAGAGCGCATTCCAGCACCAAATTGCCCGCAACAAGCAAGCCACGGGTTTTGTGCCCCGGCTTGGCCCGCACATGGATGATGCCGATCTCCCGGCTGATTTTGTCTCTGGCCAAGCCTTCGCCTCCGTGTCATGCATGTTTTCAAGGTCTTTCGAGATCGGGCAATGCAGGGCTTGAAGCCCGGAAACCCGATTCCTGCCAGACTTGACGGACGTTGTCGCGGCGCAAAAATTTCTTTGGCGTTTCGCCGCTTCAACTTGGCTTCATTAAATGCGATAAAACACCAAGAACGATTTAAATCAAAGAGTAACGAGGACAGGCATGACAGGCCGTACTATTCTGATTGTGGACGATGACGAAGATCTCCGTTCCATCCTCGTCGAACAGCTGGAGCTGTGCGAAGAATTCCAGATATTGCAGGAAGACAGCGCCGGAAAAGGCATCCAGACCGCCCGCAATGGCATAGTGGACCTTCTCATCATGGATGTCGGCCTGCCGGATATGGACGGGCGCGAAGCGGTGAAGCTTCTGCGCAAGGGCGGCTTCAAGGCGCCAATCATCATGCTGACCGGCCACGACACCGAATCGGACACGATTCTCGGCCTCGAATCGGGTGCCAACGACTATGTCACCAAGCCGTTCAAGTTCGCGGTTCTTCTGGCGCGTGTGCGCGCGCAGTTGCGCCAGCATGAGCAGAGCGAGGATGCGACCTTCATCGTGGGGCCTTATACCTTCAAGCCCGGCCAGAAGCTTCTTATCGATGAGAAGGGCAGCAAGATCCGCCTCACCGAAAAGGAAGCGGCGATCATCAAATATCTCTATCGCGCCGGCGACAAGGTTATCGGCCGCGATGTGCTGCTTGAGGAAGTCTGGGGTTACAATTCGGGTGTGACCACCCATACACTTGAAACCCACGTCTATCGCCTGCGCCAGAAAATCGAAAAAGACCCGTCAAATGCGACGCTTCTCGTGACAGAAAGCGGGGGATATAAGCTTGTCCCATAATGGACAGCGCCCGATGCAGGTGTATTGACAACTCATGGCGCTAGACGACGATATTCGCATTCTCGGCACGGTGGGCCTGTTCGAGTCTTTCACGCCCGAACAGTTGCGCCTGCTTGCCTTCGGTGCGGAGCGGCTTGTCCTGCGTGCGGGACGCGAGCTTTTCCGCGAGGGCCAGAGTGCCGATTGCGCCTATATCATCGTTACCGGCACGATTACCCTGTTTCATGAAGGTGATGAAGGGCGGGTCACGATCCGCCCTGTCGGCCCCGGCGCGATATTGGGGGAAATGGCGCTCATCGCCCAGACCACTCGTCTCACCGGCGCGGTGGCGGATGTGGAAACCGAAGTCATCCGCATCAGCCGCTCCATCTTCCGGCGCATTCTGGAAGAATACCCGGAAGTGGCCGCCGCGCTTCATGCGCATATCAGCCGCAATCTTGTCGAGCTTATCGGCCAGATCGAGCAGGTCGCGCCGCGGCTTGCAAACCGCGACTGATCTTCTCAATCCAGATCGAAAGTCGCAATCACCGGCACATGATCCGAAGGGCGGTCCCAGCCGCGCGCATCGCGCAGCACCTGCAAGCCCTTGTTATGGCTTTCCAGATCAGCCGAACCCCATACATGGTCCAGCCTGCGGCCGCGATCGGCGGCATCCCAATCCTTGGCGCGATAGCTCCACCAGGTATAGATTTTCTGGTCCGCCGCAATGAGATGGCGCATGAGGTCGCTCCAGCCGCCCTTGATCCGCAGGTCTTCCAGCGTTTCGGTCTCGATCGGCGTATGGCTGACGATCTTCAAAAGCTGCTTGTGCGACCAGACGTCATTTTCGAGCGGCGCGATGTTGAGATCGCCGACGAGAAGCGATGAACATCCGTCCTTCCGGTCGGCAATAATGGCGCGCATTTCCTCAAGAAATGCCAGCTTGTGCGCAAATTTCGGGTTGATTTCCGGGTCCGGCTCGTCGCCGCCCGCCGGTACATAGAAATTATGGATGCGCAGTTTCCTGTCGCCCGCCTCAACGACGGCGCTCAGGTGGCGGCAATCGCCCATATTGCAGAAGTCTACCTTCTCCACACCGTCCAGCGGGCGGCGTGAAACCGTGGCGACCCCGTGATAACCTTTCTGGCCGCTGATCGCGATATGCTCATAGCCGAGCGCACGAAAACCCTTGGCGGGAAACAGGTCGTCGGGGCACTTGGTTTCCTGCAAACACAGAACATCGGGCTGATAATCGCGCAGAAACTGCTCGACAAGCGGCATGCGCAGACGCACCGAATTGATGTTCCAGGTAGCAATGGAAAAGGCCATGGAAAGAACTCGCGACTTTTGACAGGTTGGTCGCGAAACTAACCATTTATCCGATAATTGCAAACATACTCATGTCACAAGAGTATGATTACGGGGATATGATTACTGGCCTTTGCGCTTCATCGCGATGCGCTGGTAATCGATCTTGAACATATCGTTGGTAAAGCGCACGCCGGTGCGTACGTTGAAGATCATCACGGTCGTATCGAGTTTCTGCGCGTCGGTGATCGTCCATTGCTTCAGATCATAAGACTTGGGATCGAACATCATGGTGATCTTGGAATCACCGAATACCGACTTGTCGCCCAGAACCAGCGTGGTCATGTCCGGTTCCTGCTTCACGCTCTGAAGGCGACCGCCACCAAGATCGATCCTGTCGGCCAGAAGCAGTTTCAGCGGCGTTTTTGAAAGCGGATAGAGATCCCATGTGTCGAGCTTGCGATTGTTGATGACAACCGAATCTCCGTCTGAAATCACGCGGATCGGAGAATTGTTGTAATTGAAGCGGATCTTGCCCGGACGCTCGATATAGAACGTGCCACCAGTCTGCTCACCCCTGGGGCCGAACTGCACGAATTCGCCCGTCATCGTACGCGCCGATGAAAAATGATCGGCGATCTGCTGGGCTGCGGCAATACCGCCATCCGCTCCCTGCGCCTTAACCGGAACCGGCGCGAGAGCAGCCCCCGCAACGCCGACGCCCAATATTCCCATTCCCAGCACGGCCGCGACACGTCCAGCTTTTGCGAACGCGGAAAAACGGGAGAACAACATCGGCAAACTTTCTCTTTTCATCATTCTGTTTAACCAGAGCGGTTCCTGTTTTAACAGTATCGCCGGAACCGTTCTAATTATTTGCTTGTCGCATTTCCAACGCAAAACTGCTTCGCATTTCTTGGTCCGAAAATGCTCTAGGCTACCAGTTGGGCGCGAGTATGGCGCAGCCGCACCGTAACGTTAACATGACGAAAGCACATTTGTCTGCACGCGGTCTTATATCGGCTGTTCCTCCTGAATGAATCAGATCGGCGCTCTAACTATTTGTTTTGACGCGCATCTTTTCCGAAAACCGTTTCACACTTTTCGGGATGCGCTCTAAAACAGCGCAGGCCCGGATTGTGAGCCGGATCGATGCTATTCGAATCCGGCCCATCAAATACCGAGACTACCCCTTCTGATTAATCTCGGCCGAGCAGGCCCTTCCAGATGATTGCACCGATTACCGCGCCTACAAGTGGTGCAACCCAGAAAAGCCAGAGCTGGCTGAGGGCTGCCGTATCGGCGAAGAGGGCAACGCCGGTCGAGCGCGCCGGGTTTACCCACGTATTGGTAACCGGAATGGAGACCAGATGGATGAGGGTGAGGCCAAAGCCGATCGCAATCGGGGCGAAACCCGCTGGTGCAAGCGACGAAGTCGAGCCCAGAATGATGATGATGAAGAAGGCCGTCAGGATGATTTCGATGAGCAGGCCGGCCATCATGCTGTAGCCGCCGGGAGAAAGCTCACCATAACCGTTCGAGGCGAGACCTCCAGCCGAGAAGCCATCTTTGCCAGAAGCAATGACATAGAGGATGGCAGCAGCGGCGATGGCTCCCAGAACCTGCGCGACCCAATAGGGAATCAGATCCTTGGCCGGAAGACGCCCGGCAACGGTGAGGCCGAGCGATACGGCGGGGTTGAAATGTCCGCCGGAAATGCCGCCAACAGCATAGGCCATGGTGAGGACGGTTAAACCGAAAGCAAGGGCAACACCGAGGAAGCCGATACCCAGTTCAGGGAAAGCGGCGGCGAGAATCGCGCTGCCGCACCCTCCGAAGACCAGCCAGAATGTTCCGAAAAATTCAGCCGATAATTTGTTCAACATGGAAATCCCCAGAGTTCGTGTAGTGATACGGCAAGTATGCGAATTAGGTATCCAAGAATATATAGTCGCATATTTATTGCAGCAATATCGTTTAGATTCTGTATATTTTTGGTATTTCCATTATTGTTTCAGCAAATTGAAATGTGCACCCTTTTTTATATTCATAAATCATTTAAGTTGGCCCGGATATATTATTTTAGCTATTCGTTAAATAGGCCGGCAATGCGGGTTGTTCAGGTGCTTGCGTGCAGGCTGGCTATTGCGGGAACAGGTTGCGAAAGGGCGGTATCGCGCGTTATAAGTTGCTTGTTGGGCGGCTTGATTCCAGCGTGGAGCGTTCCGGTTGAAACGAAGCCGTTGGAACCGCTCTATGTATTTGCTTTTTAAGCATTATCCGACGTATCGAAGCGGGATCGGCAATCAGTCCGGTGGGTTGATTGCCCCGTCGGGATACGAGGCAGAACAGGAGTTGCCAGGGTGACTATTGATCTCAAGGCGGGAACAAAAAGGCTTATCTGGCGGACTGCGATGGCTGTTCCCTTTGTCGCTGCTCTTTCCGGCTGTACGGCCACTGCCTGGACGGAGAAGGTCAGCATTAATACGGCACCCCTGCCGAAGGAATGCGCGGGCTGGGAAAAGATCGATCTGAAGCAACGCACCACCATGGTGCTTCTGCGCGAAGACCCGAAACTGGTGGTCAATATCGATGCGCATAATCTTAAAGGCCGCAATCTCGGCTGCTGGCAATAAAGCCCAAACTCAATACGGCTGGCTTTTGATGCTGGCCCCTTATGGCCGGTCAAGGGAGTGTCGCAGCGCGTTTGCGTCGGCTTTGACGTGATGCCATCATGAAGTCATCTTCCTCTGCGTTTTGACGATGAGTTTCGTGCGGCACCGGGTGGCGTTTTGTTGCCCGCCAACATTTTTTTACAGTCATACCGGCGAGATTAACCCGACGTTAACCATAGGGGATAAAGGTCGGTTCGATATCGATATCATCCGCCAAAAGCCGGGCACCCGCCCTGGCCTGTTGCGGACAATGAAGAGAAGCTGACCCGGTGATACGTTTCGAGAATGTCGGCCTGAGATATGGTATGGGGCCTGAGATCCTGCGGGATGTCAGCTTCCATATTCCGCCGCGTTCATTCCAGTTCCTGACCGGCCCTTCCGGCGCGGGCAAGACCTCGCTCATGCGCCTCCTGTTCATGGCGCTGAAGCCCACGCGCGGGCTTATCAATATTTTCGGCAAGGATGTGGCGCGGCTTGACCATAAGGAAATTCCGCTGCTGCGCCGGCGCATTGGCATTGTGTTTCAGGATTTCCGCCTTCTCGACCACATGACGACCTATGAGAATGTCGCGCTGCCGCTGCGTGTGCGCGGCAAGGAGGAGGCGACCTACCGCCATGAGGTGGAGGAGCTTTTGCACTGGGTCGGGCTTGGCGATCGTATGCGCGTTCTGCCGCCCGTCCTTTCAGGCGGGGAGAAGCAGCGCGCGGCAATTGCGCGTGCGCTCATCGACCAGCCGGAACTTCTGCTTGCCGATGAGCCGACCGGCAATGTGGACCCGCCGCTGGCAAAGCGATTGCTGCGCCTTTTTACCGAACTCAACCGTTCCGGCACGGCTGTCATCATCGCCACGCACGATCTTTCCCTCATGGACCAGGTCAATGCGCGGCGCATGATTCTCGATCAGGGGCGGCTCGATATCTATGATTGATCTCTCCGATATCAAAACCCGTTTTGAAGACCTGAAGGATATGGTGCTTGTGCGTGTCGGCAAGCGCCGACGGCGGCAGGGGCCAAGCCCCATCGTGCCGGATGGCAGCGTGACCGGCAACGCGCTGGTGATCGTCATTGCCATCATGACCTTTCTTGCCTGCCTCACACTTGGCGGCGTGACGCTGGTGCGGGCTTCGGCGGCTGCCTGGCAAAGCCAGATCGCGCGGGAAGCCACGATCCAGATTCGCCCTGTCGAGGGGCAGGACATCGAACAGGAACTGCAACAGGCAAGCGAGATCGCGCGCGGTTTTGCGGGGGTGAAGGGCACGGCCATCATTGACAAGGAAGCGACGGCCCGCCTGCTGGAGCCGTGGCTGGGCAGCGGCCTGAATATTGATGAGCTTCCCGTGCCGCGCCTTGTGGTGGTGACGATCGATGAAAATGCGCCGCCTGATTTTGAAACCATGCGGGCGGAACTGACACGGGCCATTCCCGCTGCCAGCTTCGACGATCACCGGACCTGGGTGGACCGGCTTGTTTCGATGGCCAATACGACGGTTCTGGTTGGGACGGCGGTTCTGTCGCTGGTTATCGCCGCGACGGTTCTGACCGTCATCTTTGCCACGCGCGGCGCGATGTCCGGTAATGGCCATATCATCGAGGTGCTGCATTTCATCGGTGCGGAATCCAAATTCGTGGCGCGTGAATTCGAGTGGCATTTCTTCCGCACCGCGCTCAAGGGCGCGCTTTTCGGTGGGGCGGCGGCGATGCTGGTGTTCCTCGTCTTCTCCTGGTGGGCATCCTATCAGATAGCGACGCCGGAAGGGGATCAGGCCGCTGCCATGTTCGGCAATTTTGCCATTGGAAGCGACGGTTATCTGGGGGCTGCGGGCATCATCATTCTGGTCAGCATTCTGACCATGCTGACAAGCCGGCTGACCGTCATTCGCCAGCTTGCGACCATGGATGGTCCGGGAGTGCGTGCCGAATGAGTTTTTTTCCCGCACGAACCGTCAAAAAGCTGCAAATATCCGGTAATTTTTCGAGTTATCGCCGCAGTGCGGGTTATGATAGCAAGATAAGGGAAACACAAGTTACGGAAGCGGCATCGGGCGGGTATTGGACAGGTGACGATGCAGTGGCACAAAGACGGACAGGAAGCAGTTCGCAAGCAGATATATGGCGCCGCAGCCATCAGGATGCATTTGTACCTTCGTTCCTGGGCACACCGGCCAGATTCGCCTGGTCTGTCATGATGCGGATATTGCGGCGCCTCCAACCTGTTTCGATCATCCTTTTCCTGGCAGTCATAGCCTTTCTGGGTGGCTTCTTGGTGTTCAGTGAAAAAGTGACGGGAATGCAGCCGCCCGTTTTGAGCGAACCGGCGGAAGCAATTGTGGTTTTGACCGGCGGGCAATCGCGCGTCAAGGCAGGGATCAACCTCTTGAAGGAAAAGCGCGGCAAGCGCCTCCTTATCAGCGGTGTGCATCCATCCACTAATGAGGAGGCGCTGCAAAGGGCCACCCATGCGGACAAGAGCCTGTTTGCCTGCTGTATCGACCTCGACCGTACGGCGCTCAATACGGTGGGCAATGCGGCGGAAAGCGAGCGCTGGATAAGGGCAAACGATTACCACCGCGTCATCGTCGTCACCAATAATTACCATATA
Protein-coding regions in this window:
- a CDS encoding response regulator transcription factor, whose amino-acid sequence is MTGRTILIVDDDEDLRSILVEQLELCEEFQILQEDSAGKGIQTARNGIVDLLIMDVGLPDMDGREAVKLLRKGGFKAPIIMLTGHDTESDTILGLESGANDYVTKPFKFAVLLARVRAQLRQHEQSEDATFIVGPYTFKPGQKLLIDEKGSKIRLTEKEAAIIKYLYRAGDKVIGRDVLLEEVWGYNSGVTTHTLETHVYRLRQKIEKDPSNATLLVTESGGYKLVP
- a CDS encoding YdcF family protein; this translates as MSFFPARTVKKLQISGNFSSYRRSAGYDSKIRETQVTEAASGGYWTGDDAVAQRRTGSSSQADIWRRSHQDAFVPSFLGTPARFAWSVMMRILRRLQPVSIILFLAVIAFLGGFLVFSEKVTGMQPPVLSEPAEAIVVLTGGQSRVKAGINLLKEKRGKRLLISGVHPSTNEEALQRATHADKSLFACCIDLDRTALNTVGNAAESERWIRANDYHRVIVVTNNYHIPRSILEMSSRMKDVEFIPYPVVNGEKREQSWVAEGDTLRVLFTEYVKYLGAVVRLGSASFYGNGASHGGDMRE
- the ftsE gene encoding cell division ATP-binding protein FtsE; the protein is MGPEILRDVSFHIPPRSFQFLTGPSGAGKTSLMRLLFMALKPTRGLINIFGKDVARLDHKEIPLLRRRIGIVFQDFRLLDHMTTYENVALPLRVRGKEEATYRHEVEELLHWVGLGDRMRVLPPVLSGGEKQRAAIARALIDQPELLLADEPTGNVDPPLAKRLLRLFTELNRSGTAVIIATHDLSLMDQVNARRMILDQGRLDIYD
- the aqpZ gene encoding aquaporin Z; the protein is MLNKLSAEFFGTFWLVFGGCGSAILAAAFPELGIGFLGVALAFGLTVLTMAYAVGGISGGHFNPAVSLGLTVAGRLPAKDLIPYWVAQVLGAIAAAAILYVIASGKDGFSAGGLASNGYGELSPGGYSMMAGLLIEIILTAFFIIIILGSTSSLAPAGFAPIAIGFGLTLIHLVSIPVTNTWVNPARSTGVALFADTAALSQLWLFWVAPLVGAVIGAIIWKGLLGRD
- a CDS encoding cell division protein FtsX gives rise to the protein MIDLSDIKTRFEDLKDMVLVRVGKRRRRQGPSPIVPDGSVTGNALVIVIAIMTFLACLTLGGVTLVRASAAAWQSQIAREATIQIRPVEGQDIEQELQQASEIARGFAGVKGTAIIDKEATARLLEPWLGSGLNIDELPVPRLVVVTIDENAPPDFETMRAELTRAIPAASFDDHRTWVDRLVSMANTTVLVGTAVLSLVIAATVLTVIFATRGAMSGNGHIIEVLHFIGAESKFVAREFEWHFFRTALKGALFGGAAAMLVFLVFSWWASYQIATPEGDQAAAMFGNFAIGSDGYLGAAGIIILVSILTMLTSRLTVIRQLATMDGPGVRAE
- a CDS encoding outer membrane lipoprotein carrier protein LolA — protein: MLFSRFSAFAKAGRVAAVLGMGILGVGVAGAALAPVPVKAQGADGGIAAAQQIADHFSSARTMTGEFVQFGPRGEQTGGTFYIERPGKIRFNYNNSPIRVISDGDSVVINNRKLDTWDLYPLSKTPLKLLLADRIDLGGGRLQSVKQEPDMTTLVLGDKSVFGDSKITMMFDPKSYDLKQWTITDAQKLDTTVMIFNVRTGVRFTNDMFKIDYQRIAMKRKGQ
- a CDS encoding cyclic nucleotide-binding domain-containing protein, giving the protein MALDDDIRILGTVGLFESFTPEQLRLLAFGAERLVLRAGRELFREGQSADCAYIIVTGTITLFHEGDEGRVTIRPVGPGAILGEMALIAQTTRLTGAVADVETEVIRISRSIFRRILEEYPEVAAALHAHISRNLVELIGQIEQVAPRLANRD
- a CDS encoding exodeoxyribonuclease III codes for the protein MAFSIATWNINSVRLRMPLVEQFLRDYQPDVLCLQETKCPDDLFPAKGFRALGYEHIAISGQKGYHGVATVSRRPLDGVEKVDFCNMGDCRHLSAVVEAGDRKLRIHNFYVPAGGDEPDPEINPKFAHKLAFLEEMRAIIADRKDGCSSLLVGDLNIAPLENDVWSHKQLLKIVSHTPIETETLEDLRIKGGWSDLMRHLIAADQKIYTWWSYRAKDWDAADRGRRLDHVWGSADLESHNKGLQVLRDARGWDRPSDHVPVIATFDLD
- a CDS encoding L,D-transpeptidase family protein, whose translation is MARDKISREIGIIHVRAKPGHKTRGLLVAGNLVLECALGKGGISAFKREGDGATPLARMRLLYGYRRGDKKNLPSSRLRLRRVRPCDGWCDAPGDPNYNRPVQLSHKASHEDMWRKDDLYDVCIVMDWNIAPRRRGCGSAIFFHLARPGYTPTEGCIALKRADMARLLPHLTDRTVIRVLR